A single window of Marinobacter sp. LA51 DNA harbors:
- a CDS encoding ferredoxin reductase produces the protein MLARQNHSTPLQWLGRQLFNRDDASAFFDPLLARINPMWVQEYTPARVQRIIRDTSDTQTFVLKPARRWQGFAAGQHVNICVEIDGVRHHRTFSLSSSTTLWHDEGLVTLTIKRLPGGRVTNWLHDQLKSGAVVGLSEAFGDFLIPEPVRPILFIAGGSGITPILSQLKTMAVHGFRAPVTLLYFVRDHDHAIAGEHLQNLAALHDLLTVKIVASQGGSEPRYLTQSDLNEITDLGCRDIFLCGPQGLMALAGELLDAKGVSRDKIHSTYFSAPQTDLDSEDLGGKVRFARSNLDVDSTGDAPLLEIAEAAGLTPQHGCRMGICHQCSCRKTSGTVVNRLTGQASGPGEDTIQLCISIPQGPVSLDI, from the coding sequence ATGTTGGCACGACAGAACCACAGCACGCCGCTTCAATGGCTTGGCAGGCAGCTCTTTAACCGGGATGACGCGAGTGCGTTCTTCGATCCTCTGCTCGCGCGCATCAACCCGATGTGGGTACAAGAGTACACACCGGCCAGAGTTCAGCGGATTATCCGGGACACCTCCGACACTCAAACCTTCGTGCTAAAACCAGCCCGACGCTGGCAGGGCTTCGCCGCCGGACAGCATGTGAACATCTGTGTCGAGATCGACGGCGTTCGTCACCACCGCACGTTCAGCCTGTCCAGCTCAACCACACTCTGGCACGACGAGGGACTGGTTACCCTGACCATCAAACGACTACCTGGCGGCCGGGTGACCAACTGGCTGCACGATCAGCTGAAATCCGGCGCCGTGGTAGGCCTCAGCGAGGCGTTTGGCGACTTCCTGATACCCGAACCTGTCCGCCCCATCCTGTTTATTGCCGGTGGCAGTGGCATTACTCCGATCCTGAGCCAGCTCAAAACCATGGCGGTCCATGGCTTCCGCGCCCCGGTGACACTGCTGTATTTCGTGCGGGACCACGACCATGCGATCGCCGGTGAACACCTGCAAAACCTGGCCGCCCTCCATGATCTGCTCACCGTTAAGATCGTCGCTTCCCAGGGTGGCAGCGAACCGCGCTATCTGACCCAATCCGATCTTAACGAGATCACCGATCTAGGCTGCCGCGATATTTTTCTGTGCGGCCCGCAGGGCTTGATGGCTTTGGCGGGCGAACTGCTCGATGCCAAGGGCGTGAGCCGGGACAAGATCCACAGCACTTATTTTTCTGCACCACAAACAGACCTCGACAGCGAGGACCTGGGCGGCAAGGTTCGGTTTGCCCGAAGCAACCTGGATGTGGATTCCACCGGTGATGCCCCGCTGTTGGAAATCGCCGAAGCGGCGGGCCTGACGCCACAACACGGCTGCCGCATGGGCATCTGCCACCAATGCAGCTGCCGGAAAACCAGCGGCACCGTCGTTAATCGCCTCACCGGCCAAGCATCCGGCCCGGGAGAGGACACCATCCAACTGTGCATCTCCATCCCTCAG